A single region of the Lotus japonicus ecotype B-129 chromosome 4, LjGifu_v1.2 genome encodes:
- the LOC130710745 gene encoding galactokinase-like, giving the protein MAKHEELPIPIYENLEGVYGDGSSLEEAQLRFDNLKSKFIQFFAHPPQLFARSPGRVNLIGEHIDYEGYSVLPMAIRQDTIIAIRKNEAEPVLRIANVNDEKYDICTYPADPNQELDLKNHKWGHYFICGYKGFHDYAKLQGVDVGPPVGLDVVVDGTVPTGSGLSSSAAFVCSSTIAIMAAFDVNFPKKEIAQVTCDCERHIGTQSGGMDQAISVMAKTGFAELIDFNPIRATDVQLPAGGTFVIAHSLAESQKAVTAATNYNNRVVECHLASIVLAIKLGMEPEEAISKVKTLSDVEGLCVAFAGTQNSSDPVLAVKEYLKEEPYTAEEIEEVTGQKLTSFLNINASYLAVIQAAKQYKLHQRAAHVYSEARRVHAFKDVVSSNLSDEEKLMKLGDLMNESHYSCSVLYECSCPELEELVNICRDNGALGARLTGAGWGGCAVALVKESIVPQFILNLKEGFYQSRMDKGVIKKNDLGLYVFASKPSSGAAIIKF; this is encoded by the exons ATGGCGAAACACGAGGAGCTTCCGATCCCGATTTACGAGAACCTCGAAGGTGTTTACGGCGATGGTTCATCGCTCGAAGAAGCTCAGCTTCGTTTCGACAATTTGAAGTCCAAATTCATCCAATTCTTCGCTCACCCTCCTCAACTCTTCGCTCGTTCACCAG GGAGAGTGAACTTGATCGGAGAGCATATAGACTATGAGGGTTATTCGGTTTTGCCTATGGCTATTCGCCAAGATACAATCATCGCGATTCGGAAGAATGAAGCCGAGCCTGTTCTTAGGATCGCTAATGTTAATGATGAGAAATATGACATTTGTACTTATCCTGCTGATCCTAACCAG GAACTTGACTTGAAGAATCACAAATGGGGCCATTACTTTATTTGTGG GTACAAAGGTTTTCATGACTATGCAAAACTGCAAGGAGTGGATGTTGGTCCACCTGTTGGGcttgatgttgttgttgatgggaCCGTGCCTACAG gttCCGGACTATCAAGCTCTGCGGCGTTTGTTTGTTCTTCTACAATTGCTATTATGGCTGCTTTTGATGTGAACTTCCCAAAG AAAGAAATTGCACAAGTCACATGTGACTGTGAACGACATATTGGGACACAATCTGGTGGGATGGATCAG GCAATCTCTGTCATGGCCAAGACTGGGTTTGCAGAATTGATTGATTTCAACCCAATTCGTGCAACGGATGTGCAACTGCCTGCTGGTGGGACTTTTGTGATAGCTCATTCTTTGGCGGAGTCTCAGAAGGCTGTTACCGCTGCCACTAATTATAATAATAGGGTTGTTGAATGCCATTTGGCTTCT ATTGTGCTTGCTATAAAGCTAGGAATGGAACCAGAAGAAGCAATATCAAAAGTGAAAACACTATCCGACGTTGAAGGGTTGTGTGTAGCATTTGCTGGTACTCAGAACTCATCGGATCCTGTACTTGCCGTGAAG GAATATCTGAAAGAAGAACCATATACAGCTGAAGAAATTGAAGAAGTTACTGGCCAAAAGTTAACTTCATTTTTGAACATTAATGCATCTTATTTGGCAGTCATACAAGCTGCAAAGCAATACAAATTACATCAG AGAGCTGCGCACGTGTATTCAGAAGCCAGGAGAGTACATGCTTTCAAGGATGTTGTATCATCAAATCTAAG TGACGAGGAGAAGCTAATGAAACTCGGTGACCTTATGAACGAGAGTCATTATAGCTGCAGTGTTTTATATGAATGCAG CTGTCCGGAGTTGGAAGAACTTGTAAATATTTGCCGTGACAACGGTGCTCTCGGAGCAAGGCTTACCGGCGCCGGGTGGGGCGGTTGTGCTGTTGCTTTGGTGAAAGAGAGCATAGTCCCACAATTTATCCTTAATTTGAAG GAAGGTTTCTACCAATCTAGGATGGACAAGGGCGTTATTAAGAAGAACGATCTTGGCCTTTATGTATTTGCTTCCAAGCCATCAAGTGGTGCTGCTATCATCAAGTTTTAG
- the LOC130710746 gene encoding uncharacterized protein LOC130710746: protein MEDTSVKEVGVEVDLESGLVVVTKDDSKNVSTPGNTKQGKTLFDKFSCGLVVGDSRKGEVRHSVYLNKSNLGSVCIDIVKVSKENTLVKEKRKKSSNKKAAKPPRPPRSPSLDAADQKLIREITELAMLKRARIERMKALKKMKAAKSSSSSSSSMFAMIFTVVFCIVILLQGMSPGKSSVKSFQEYPVSAGGEEGGLILARHQFYPSSNDPNAPGLESQKIVQQVTGSDSSVKLR, encoded by the exons ATGGAAGATACAAGTGTAAAGGAAGTGGGAGTTGAAGTTGATCTTGAAAGTGGGTTGGTAGTAGTAACTAAAGATGATTCAAAGAATGTCTCCACTCCTGGGAATACAAAACAAGGAAAGACATTATTTGATAAATTTTCTTGTGGGCTTGTTGTTGGGGATTCTAGGAAAGGTGAGGTTAGGCATAGTGTATACTTGAACAAGTCAAATTTAGGTAGTGTTTGCATAGACATTGTAAAAGTGTCAAAAGAGAATACTCTGGTAAAGGAGAAGCGAAAGAAGTCCAGTAATAAAAAGGCAGCCAAACCTCCAAGACCTCCGCGATCACCATCACTAGATGCAGCAGACCAGAAGCTAATCAGGGAAATCACTGAACTTGCAATGTTAAAGCGCGCAAGGATAGAGAGAATGAAagccttgaagaagatgaaagcggCTAAATCATCATCGTCTTCCAGTAGCAGCATGTTTGCCATGATTTTCACTGTCGTCTTCTGTATTGTGATATTACTTCAAG GCATGTCACCAGGAAAAAGCTCAGTGAAAAGTTTCCAGGAATATCCGGTATCTGCAGGAGGAGAAGAGGGTGGTTTGATTCTTGCTCGACACCAATTCTATCCATCTTCAAATGATCCAAACGCGCCGGGTCTAGAATCtcaaaa AATTGTACAGCAGGTCACTGGTTCGGATTCATCTGTAAAACTTAGATGA
- the LOC130712112 gene encoding GPN-loop GTPase QQT2 yields MDADDGAKNANLDDAPMQMDSGDSSSTAQVKDKEKEELTETMNKLHIEGSSSGSGLPNFKRKPVIILVVGMAGSGKTTFMHRLVCHTHLSTLRGYVVNLDPAVMTLPYAANIDIRDTVKYKEVMKQFNLGPNGGILTSLNLFATKFDEVVSVIERRADQLDYVLVDTPGQIEIFTWSASGAIITEAFASTFPTVVTYVVDTPRSQNPTTFMSNMLYACSILYKTRLPLILAFNKVDVAQHQFAVEWMEDFEVFQQAAGSDHSYSSTFAQSLSLALDEFYKNLRSVGVSAVSGTGIEAFFKTVETSAEEYMENYKADLDKRREEKQRLEEGRRKESMDKLRMDMEKSGGGTVVLNTGLKDKEKAKSKSKMDEDEDEVEEDEEMDDDLVYTEDEDAIDEDEDEM; encoded by the exons ATGGACGCCGACGACGGTGCGAAGAACGCGAACCTCGACGACGCACCCATGCAGATGGATTCCGGCGACTCTTCTTCTACCGCTCAA GTGAAGGACAAAGAGAAGGAGGAGCTCACAGAGACTATGAACAAATTGCACATTGAAGGATCGTCTTCTGGGAGTGGATTGCCGAACTTCAAACGAAAACCGGTTATCATCTTGGTTGTTGGCATGGCAG GAAGTGGGAAAACAACATTCATGCATAGGTTGGTTTGCCATACACATTTGTCAACCCTTCGGGGTTATGTGGTGAATCTTGACCCGGCTGTGATGACACTCCCATATGCTGCTAATATTGATATAAGAGACACTGTTAAGTACAAAGAAGTCATGAAGCAGTTCAACCTTGGCCCCAACGGTGGAATTTTGACCTCCCTGAACTTGTTTGCTACCAAATTTGATGAG GTAGTTTCTGTTATAGAAAGGCGAGCAGACCAACTTGACTATGTTCTTGTGGATACCCCTGGTCAGATTGAGATATTCACCTGGTCTGCTTCTGGTGCTATCATCACAGAAGCTTTTGCCTCCACATTTCCCACCGTAGTCACCTATGTAGTTGATACCCCTCGTTCACAAAATCCCACCACTTTCATGAGCAACATGCTGTATGCTTGTAGTATCCTCTATAAGACAAGGTTACCTCTTATCTTGGCGTTCAACAAGGTTGATGTAGCCCAACATCAGTTTGCTGTGGAG TGGATGGAAGATTTTGAGGTATTCCAACAGGCGGCAGGTTCAGATCACTCTTACTCGTCAACTTTTGCTCAGAGCCTTTCACTTGCACTAGATGAATTCTACAAGAATTTAAGATCAGTCGGAGTTTCTGCAGTTTCTGGTACAGGAATAGAAGCCTTCTTCAAGACTGTTGAAACCAGTGCAGAGGAGTACATGGAAAACTACAA GGCTGATCTGGATAAAAGACGTGAAGAGAAGCAGCGATTGGAAGAAGGCCGCAGGAAGGAGAGCATGGATAAATTGAGGATGGACATGGAGAAATCTGGTGGAGGAACTGTAGTATTAAACACTGGTTTGAAAGACAAAGAAAAGGCTAAAAGTAAAAGCAAgatggatgaggatgaagatgaggttgaagaggatgaggaaatggATGATGATTTGGTATATACTGAAGACGAGGATGCTattgatgaggatgaagatgagatGTGA